The Arachis ipaensis cultivar K30076 chromosome B05, Araip1.1, whole genome shotgun sequence nucleotide sequence CAATCTGTAACATAATATGTCAAGCTCAATACAAAACCCAAGACTGCAATTATTTAAACTAAATGTGCCTCTTAATCCACCTTTTTCTATAATAATAgcaaatatataatagtcaagaTAGTAAATACTTTTGTTCTACTAGGGTTTTGTTCTCAGGTCTTAAGaataacaattttttaaaaaataaagaaaatttatTCACCAAATCCCTAACAATAAGCAACATTATACCTTGGGAGTATGGATTCCCTTGCTGAGCGAGAAAATAAAGGAGTTGTAGAGCACTTCAAGACGGTCGTCCTCTAAGTAAGGCATCGTATCGTAGACTTGATTCACCAGTACACGCACAGATAAGAACCTTTGCTGCTTGTCCTCTTGTACCAACCCTAATTCAACTACTAAAATGGAAAAGGATGGAATGCCTTCTGCGAGACCACCCATGATAATGCATACTTTGCTGTTGCCAAGGTCAACAGCGTTCATTCCTATGGACGTACTATCAAAGTAGGATGGCTGAATCGCCTTACACAACTCATCAAGGAATTGATGCCCACGAACGCAATCATCTTCATTATCCACCAGCAAAGCGTGTATGTCATATTTCACACCATCTTCGCAGGGAAGCCTCCTCAAGTCCCATGTCAGCACCACCCTGCAATTGTCTACATCCCCAAGGGACGACACCAGCACAAGGGGTCCGTGAAACTGACGATCAGAAGAAGAAAATGCGCGCTCCGGTTTTCCCCACGTGAGAGTTCGGGGGTCGTAGGCATAGTAAATGGGTGGTGCGGACCAGCAATGAAAGAAGAGCTTATCATTCAGCACGAAACAGAGAGGGCAAGAACGACCAAGATCAGGGAGCACGGTTGGAGGAATAGACAAGGAATCCCATTTCCCGGAACGGGAACGGGAACTTAGAACCCATAACCCCGTCTCCATTCCTACCGGTGTCTTACGATACCCCACTAAGTAAACGTCATCTTGAATGTTTGCCATGTAAAAGGGGTCGCCGGTCGGTAGCGGAGGGATTGCGCCCGGCACTGCTGCCTCAGAAATGCCCAACGTGTCGCCGCCGACATAGGAGATTTGGTAGATCTTGGTGCCAGAATCGGTTGGACCATCGAGTAAGAAAAGTTTCGAGTGGAAGATAAAGGGATACGACATGCTGGGCTCTGGAAGCTCCAAATGGAAATCAAAGGGAGCCGGCTCAAGATGGGATTTCCAATCCCGAACCTCATTCTTCCCCAATTTTTCTAACTTCTCAATGCGGATGCCAAAGATTTTTTGGTCTGTCACCATCCACAGGCATGCTCCTGTTTCCGCCGACTCCATCATCAACAATATGAACTGAACACAGAGAAGAAAGGATTTATTTGTTTGTTAGATGGCTGGGAGATAGAATGCAGACGCAGTAGGCTATGGTTTCGGTTATAGAATATTGGATTTCCGATTTCCTCAcggatttcttttatttaaaaaataattaagattcttataatatatatataatcgagccagctcacgagttaatgagctgagcttatccaagctcaagctccactcatttaatttatgagcttaatttcaggctcaagcttggctcaccaactcacgagcttagcttatcgagctCTTAACAAGTCGAGCTCGAGCTGGCTCATGAACTGGCTTGACTCACCTCCAGCCCTATGTCAAATacataatttttatatattataaccAATTAGTGCTTATTTTGTTTTGGATAAAGATCCTCTCAAGTAAAAAAGTTGGTAAAATAATAAAGTGAGAAGTTAATCACTCTTAAATTAAGACAATAAGatacatattttataaaagttataaaattaatagtgATTAACTTTTTAGTTTACCACTTTATCAACTTTCTTACTTTAGAGGATcctaattctatttttttataaatgtAATATGATTTTTTTCTAATCACATAGATTTATATATAGGTATTGCATAAAATTAAAGTTTATCTCATCCATAATTATAACAAAaatgaaatcaaaataaataaagaggTCACAGCTTTACATGAGTGGTTGATTTCATCTAGGAATAAAATTTACTACTAGCTAGTAGTAGTTGGTTTTAACTTCTATCTCTCAcatattttaaatcttaattttttcaAAATGGCTCCAATGTGTGTATTTTATTTATTGtactaaattatattattttatcctAATTTAGTCAAGaaaatctgttttttttttttttttttctttgttcttatccaaaatattttttttttattaaatttatcatcttacttaatttcaaaatcaataaGCGAAAGAGTATTAACTCAATAAAAGTGATATTAAAGAAGTAGAATACATACACTTTATTCAAATATATAAATGAATATTGGGCTTAGAGTTTCCCAAGAGAGCAAGCTTAGAGAACATTACATAAAATTCTCTATCATCTTCTCAATTACGTTCTGAAATGTGTGTATGCATTAGTGCTACTTTCCTTCTCTAGTGATCCTTGACCTTTCCTATAACAATCTCACTTCATCAATATTTCAAGCCAATTTTAACTTTGGCTCCAACCTTGAAGAGCTTGATTTGTCAAATTCCAGTCTTATGGATACAACTTTTCTCGTGTCATTTACTTCCATtgtgaattcttcatcttctcttgttgatctTCGTCTCTCCGCTAACCTATTCACATCATCAAACATATTCCACTGGATTTTCAACTTCACAACTAACCAATCTTCACACCCTTGATCTTGGTGGCAACTTGTTAGAAGGCCCTGTTCCAATAGGTTTTGACAAAGCAATGAACTTTCTTGAAAATTGACAACAACTGCTTCATATAACACTTAATCTGCACACCAAAAATAACATCCTCTGTCAAATTTTGCTATGATCTTTGTTAACTATTATCCATTCATCTAGATTTAGAAATAACACAAACAATAAATCTAGATGTGGGATGCAAAATTTTGTAACAACTTTTGCCATCAAAAGTAACAAAACAAAACGAGTGGAAGCGCAATTTCTTATAGAGCGGCATTGCATCAAGTTCTCGCAAG carries:
- the LOC110262690 gene encoding uncharacterized protein LOC110262690; translation: MMESAETGACLWMVTDQKIFGIRIEKLEKLGKNEVRDWKSHLEPAPFDFHLELPEPSMSYPFIFHSKLFLLDGPTDSGTKIYQISYVGGDTLGISEAAVPGAIPPLPTGDPFYMANIQDDVYLVGYRKTPVGMETGLWVLSSRSRSGKWDSLSIPPTVLPDLGRSCPLCFVLNDKLFFHCWSAPPIYYAYDPRTLTWGKPERAFSSSDRQFHGPLVLVSSLGDVDNCRVVLTWDLRRLPCEDGVKYDIHALLVDNEDDCVRGHQFLDELCKAIQPSYFDSTSIGMNAVDLGNSKVCIIMGGLAEGIPSFSILVVELGLVQEDKQQRFLSVRVLVNQVYDTMPYLEDDRLEVLYNSFIFSLSKGIHTPKIACLQGKSPS